In Salvelinus alpinus chromosome 20, SLU_Salpinus.1, whole genome shotgun sequence, a genomic segment contains:
- the LOC139546862 gene encoding rap guanine nucleotide exchange factor 4-like isoform X2, which translates to MKSFTESPAKLHPKSISQVPSEKIMRAGKVLRDAILSRAPHIIRDRKYHLKTYRQCCVGTELVDWQMQQSSCVHSRIQAVGMWQVLLEEGVLNHVDQELTFQDKYLFYRFLDDEQGDAPLPTEKEARESDEELQDTLLLLSQIGPDAHMRMILRKQPGQRAADDLEIIYEELLHIKALSHLSTTVKKELAGVLIIESHTKAGTVLFNQGEEGTSWYIILKGSVNVVIYGKGVVCTLHEGDDFGKLALVNDAPRAASIVLREDNCHFLRVDKEDFNRILKDVEANTVRLKEHYQDVLVLEKSPSSNSQASTHGSTTTTSSSHYKYTVMSGTPEKILEHFLEMMRLDSHLNESDPALDDFVLMHCVFIPNSQLCPVLMAHYHAEASQGSEQERLDYTLNNKRRVIRLVLQWASVHGDHLQEEDASLAFLEEFFVSVSDDARLIPALKDQLPELEKIVKNNSDDARSSQQKHKVLLRQFSMGDEKLQKRQAIKSNDEILFKVYCSDHTYTTIRVPMAASVREVISAVADKLGSAEDLLLVNLSSAGDKVVLKPNDISVFSTLSINGRLFVCPRDQLDSLMPLPEQEGPSTGSMGSFELMSSKDLAYQMTLYDWELFHCVHEHELIYYTFGRKNFKKTTANMDLFLRRFNEIQLWVITEICLCAQLSKRVQLLKKFIKIAAHCKEYKNLNSFFAIIMGMSNPAVSRLSQTWEKLPSKFKKFYSEFESLMDPSRNHRAYRLTVAKLDPPIIPFMPLLIKDMTFTHDGNKTFIDSLVNFEKMRMIANTVRIARYCRSLPFSAEPSQTSKNHPDVRSYVRQLTVIDNQRTLSQFSHRLEPRRT; encoded by the exons atg AAATCCTTCACAGAAAGCCCAGCCAAACTTCATCCTAAATCCATTTCTCAG GTCCCATCTGAGAAGATCATGCGAGCAGGGAAGGTTCTACGTGATGCCATCCTCTCCAGAGCTCCCCACATCATCCGAGACAGGAAGTACCACCTGAAGACATACAG GCAATGCTGTGTGGGAACAGAGCTGGTTGACTGGCAGATGCAGCAGAGCTCCTGTGTTCACTCTCGCATTCAAGCAGTGGGCATGTGGCAGGTGCTGCTGGAGGAAGGAGTTCTCAACCACG TGGACCAGGAGCTGACCTTCCAGGACAAGTATCTGTTCTACCGTTTCTTGGATGATGAGCAGGGGGACGCTCCCCTGCCCACTGAGAAGGAGGCCAGGGAGAGCGATGAGGAGCTGCAGgataccctcctcctcctctcccaaaTAGGCCCTGACGCACACATGCGCATGATCCTGAGGAAACA gccAGGACAGAGGGCAGCGGATGATTTGGAGATAATTTATGAGGAGCTGCTCCATATAAAAGCCTTATCGCACCTATCCACCACT GTAAAGAAGGAGTTAGCCGGCGTCCTGATCATTGAGTCCCATACCAAAGCAGGAACCGTGT TGTTCAATCAAGGGGAGGAAGGCACATCGTGGTACATCATTCTAAAGGGCTCCGTAAACGTTGTCATTTATGGAAAG GGGGTGGTTTGCACGCTGCATGAGGGAGATGACTTTGGGAAGCTTGCCCTGGTCAACGATGCCCCCCGCGCCGCCTCCATTGTCCTACGAGAGGATAACTGCCACTTCCTACGTGTGGACAAGGAGGACTTCAATCGGATCCTCAAA GATGTGGAGGCCAACACGGTGCGTTTGAAAGAGCATTATCAGGATGTTCTGGTCCTGGAGAAGAGCCCCAGCAGCAACAGCCAGGCCTCCACCCAtggctccaccaccaccacctcctcctcacaCTACAA ATACACTGTGATGTCTGGGACACCGGAGAAGATTCTGGAGCACTTTCTGGAAATGATGCGACTGGACTCTCACCTTAACGAATCAG ATCCAGCTCTGGACGACTTTGTGCTCATGCACTGCGTCTTCATCCCTAACAGTCAGCTGTGTCCGGTGCTCATGGCCCA CTACCATGCTGAGGCGTCCCAGGGCTCAGAACAGGAGCGTCTTGACTATACCCTGaacaacaagaggagggtgaTCAGGCTGGTGCTGCAGTGGGCCTCAGTACATGGAGACCACCTGCAGGAGGAGGATGCCTCCCTCGCCTTCCTAGAG GAGTTCTTTGTGTCTGTATCTGATGATGCCAGGCTGATTCCTGCTCTGAAAGATCAACTCCCAGAGTTAGAGAAGATAGTTAAAAACAA CTCTGATGACGCCAGATCCTCTCAACAAAAG cACAAAGTCCTGTTGAGGCAGTTCAGCATGGGGGATGAGAAGCTGCAGAAACGACAGGCCATCAAGAGTAATGATGAGA TCCTGTTCAAAGTGTACTGCAGCGACCACACCTACACCACCATCCGGGTCCCCATGGCCGCCTCGGTCAGAGAGGTCATCAGCGCAGTGGCCGACAAGCTGGGGTCAGCGGAGGACCTTCTCCTGGTCAACCTCAGTTCGGCCGGAG ATAAAGTGGTGCTAAAACCCAACGATATTTCCGTCTTCTCCACACTCAGCATCAACGGCCGTCTATTTGTCTGTCCCAGGGATCAACTGGATTCATTG ATGCCCTTACCAGAGCAGGAAGGACCCTCCACAGGCTCCATGGGCAGCTTTGAGTTGATGAGCTCTAAAGACCTGGCCTACCAGATGACTCTCTACGACTGGGAACTCTTCCACTGTGTACATGAG CATGAGCTGATCTACTATACATTTGGGAGGAAGAACTTCAAGAAGACCACGGCCAACATGGACCTGTTCCTCAGGAGGTTCAATGAGATCCAGCTGTGGGTGATCACAGAGATCTGTCTGTGTGCTCAGCTCAGCAAGCGTGTTCAGCTGCTCAAGAAGTTCATCAAGATCGCTGCCCA CTGTAAGGAGTATAAGAACCTCAACTCCTTCTTTGCTATTATCATGGGCATGAGCAACCCAGCCGTGAGCAGACTGAGTCAGACCTGGGag AAACTACCCAGCAAATTTAAGAAGTTTTACAGTGAATTTGAAAGCTTAATG GACCCGTCCAGGAACCACCGGGCGTACCGGCTCACTGTGGCCAAGCTGGACCCGCCCATCATTCCCTTCATGCCGCTGCTGATCAAAG
- the LOC139546862 gene encoding rap guanine nucleotide exchange factor 4-like isoform X1, giving the protein MESGGPISDRMPDKENISNNAFGSISKHLSKVPSEKIMRAGKVLRDAILSRAPHIIRDRKYHLKTYRQCCVGTELVDWQMQQSSCVHSRIQAVGMWQVLLEEGVLNHVDQELTFQDKYLFYRFLDDEQGDAPLPTEKEARESDEELQDTLLLLSQIGPDAHMRMILRKQPGQRAADDLEIIYEELLHIKALSHLSTTVKKELAGVLIIESHTKAGTVLFNQGEEGTSWYIILKGSVNVVIYGKGVVCTLHEGDDFGKLALVNDAPRAASIVLREDNCHFLRVDKEDFNRILKDVEANTVRLKEHYQDVLVLEKSPSSNSQASTHGSTTTTSSSHYKYTVMSGTPEKILEHFLEMMRLDSHLNESDPALDDFVLMHCVFIPNSQLCPVLMAHYHAEASQGSEQERLDYTLNNKRRVIRLVLQWASVHGDHLQEEDASLAFLEEFFVSVSDDARLIPALKDQLPELEKIVKNNSDDARSSQQKHKVLLRQFSMGDEKLQKRQAIKSNDEILFKVYCSDHTYTTIRVPMAASVREVISAVADKLGSAEDLLLVNLSSAGDKVVLKPNDISVFSTLSINGRLFVCPRDQLDSLMPLPEQEGPSTGSMGSFELMSSKDLAYQMTLYDWELFHCVHEHELIYYTFGRKNFKKTTANMDLFLRRFNEIQLWVITEICLCAQLSKRVQLLKKFIKIAAHCKEYKNLNSFFAIIMGMSNPAVSRLSQTWEKLPSKFKKFYSEFESLMDPSRNHRAYRLTVAKLDPPIIPFMPLLIKDMTFTHDGNKTFIDSLVNFEKMRMIANTVRIARYCRSLPFSAEPSQTSKNHPDVRSYVRQLTVIDNQRTLSQFSHRLEPRRT; this is encoded by the exons ATGGAAAGTGGTGGACCCATCTCTGACA GAATGCCGGACAAAGAGAACATAAGCAACAACGCTTTTGGATCCATCTCTAAACATCTGAGTAAG GTCCCATCTGAGAAGATCATGCGAGCAGGGAAGGTTCTACGTGATGCCATCCTCTCCAGAGCTCCCCACATCATCCGAGACAGGAAGTACCACCTGAAGACATACAG GCAATGCTGTGTGGGAACAGAGCTGGTTGACTGGCAGATGCAGCAGAGCTCCTGTGTTCACTCTCGCATTCAAGCAGTGGGCATGTGGCAGGTGCTGCTGGAGGAAGGAGTTCTCAACCACG TGGACCAGGAGCTGACCTTCCAGGACAAGTATCTGTTCTACCGTTTCTTGGATGATGAGCAGGGGGACGCTCCCCTGCCCACTGAGAAGGAGGCCAGGGAGAGCGATGAGGAGCTGCAGgataccctcctcctcctctcccaaaTAGGCCCTGACGCACACATGCGCATGATCCTGAGGAAACA gccAGGACAGAGGGCAGCGGATGATTTGGAGATAATTTATGAGGAGCTGCTCCATATAAAAGCCTTATCGCACCTATCCACCACT GTAAAGAAGGAGTTAGCCGGCGTCCTGATCATTGAGTCCCATACCAAAGCAGGAACCGTGT TGTTCAATCAAGGGGAGGAAGGCACATCGTGGTACATCATTCTAAAGGGCTCCGTAAACGTTGTCATTTATGGAAAG GGGGTGGTTTGCACGCTGCATGAGGGAGATGACTTTGGGAAGCTTGCCCTGGTCAACGATGCCCCCCGCGCCGCCTCCATTGTCCTACGAGAGGATAACTGCCACTTCCTACGTGTGGACAAGGAGGACTTCAATCGGATCCTCAAA GATGTGGAGGCCAACACGGTGCGTTTGAAAGAGCATTATCAGGATGTTCTGGTCCTGGAGAAGAGCCCCAGCAGCAACAGCCAGGCCTCCACCCAtggctccaccaccaccacctcctcctcacaCTACAA ATACACTGTGATGTCTGGGACACCGGAGAAGATTCTGGAGCACTTTCTGGAAATGATGCGACTGGACTCTCACCTTAACGAATCAG ATCCAGCTCTGGACGACTTTGTGCTCATGCACTGCGTCTTCATCCCTAACAGTCAGCTGTGTCCGGTGCTCATGGCCCA CTACCATGCTGAGGCGTCCCAGGGCTCAGAACAGGAGCGTCTTGACTATACCCTGaacaacaagaggagggtgaTCAGGCTGGTGCTGCAGTGGGCCTCAGTACATGGAGACCACCTGCAGGAGGAGGATGCCTCCCTCGCCTTCCTAGAG GAGTTCTTTGTGTCTGTATCTGATGATGCCAGGCTGATTCCTGCTCTGAAAGATCAACTCCCAGAGTTAGAGAAGATAGTTAAAAACAA CTCTGATGACGCCAGATCCTCTCAACAAAAG cACAAAGTCCTGTTGAGGCAGTTCAGCATGGGGGATGAGAAGCTGCAGAAACGACAGGCCATCAAGAGTAATGATGAGA TCCTGTTCAAAGTGTACTGCAGCGACCACACCTACACCACCATCCGGGTCCCCATGGCCGCCTCGGTCAGAGAGGTCATCAGCGCAGTGGCCGACAAGCTGGGGTCAGCGGAGGACCTTCTCCTGGTCAACCTCAGTTCGGCCGGAG ATAAAGTGGTGCTAAAACCCAACGATATTTCCGTCTTCTCCACACTCAGCATCAACGGCCGTCTATTTGTCTGTCCCAGGGATCAACTGGATTCATTG ATGCCCTTACCAGAGCAGGAAGGACCCTCCACAGGCTCCATGGGCAGCTTTGAGTTGATGAGCTCTAAAGACCTGGCCTACCAGATGACTCTCTACGACTGGGAACTCTTCCACTGTGTACATGAG CATGAGCTGATCTACTATACATTTGGGAGGAAGAACTTCAAGAAGACCACGGCCAACATGGACCTGTTCCTCAGGAGGTTCAATGAGATCCAGCTGTGGGTGATCACAGAGATCTGTCTGTGTGCTCAGCTCAGCAAGCGTGTTCAGCTGCTCAAGAAGTTCATCAAGATCGCTGCCCA CTGTAAGGAGTATAAGAACCTCAACTCCTTCTTTGCTATTATCATGGGCATGAGCAACCCAGCCGTGAGCAGACTGAGTCAGACCTGGGag AAACTACCCAGCAAATTTAAGAAGTTTTACAGTGAATTTGAAAGCTTAATG GACCCGTCCAGGAACCACCGGGCGTACCGGCTCACTGTGGCCAAGCTGGACCCGCCCATCATTCCCTTCATGCCGCTGCTGATCAAAG